A window from Onychostoma macrolepis isolate SWU-2019 chromosome 07, ASM1243209v1, whole genome shotgun sequence encodes these proteins:
- the snapc2 gene encoding snRNA-activating protein complex subunit 2: MKPPFRRRAEPSRFLLKSTEEEPTVNTRSLCKGWNRKDLQNCLQALKHQQNFESELDLTEIQKKVPHRSLKEIEDLIMTLKSRVLQKVYLQVQSQRREERKAKVPIELWAELVQKISRTHEKTISSAFSQMLVIAAVEPCGLMHSEPPHPIIQSPASSSLHHVQPPKTPSRPSASSAASLIQPDSSCNAVDLLSQLDNASSISPLVSKTPETPTPRSSQMTRSPSQLQSEAEPTVSSPVSTGPVSLSVSPNMHNQVQSELLDHDYPCKPIALKCVVNFDKIYQYLSDIDSKTCNSALTSMESAVLLDMLMCLPEELPSLDCKELQHHFLQIYSQLTQPAKMPASSSSTDRDVQQADVADSTALTQKLRTTVGSTKEPSSESSFTEPAKDKKDWATAGTCPLNPLLVPVALLKRSSLDSEK; this comes from the exons ATGAAACCTCCATTTCGTCGGCGAGCTGAACCATCACGCTTTCTGCTTAAGAGCACTGAGGAAGAGCCGACAGTGAATACCAGATCACTCTGCAAGGGATGGAATCGCAAAGATCTTCAGAACTGTTTGCAAGCTTTGAAACATCAGCAGAATTTTGAATCGGAATTAGATCTGACTGAGATTCAAAAGAAAGTTCCCCACCGTTCTCTCAAAGAG ATTGAAGACCTGATAATGACCCTGAAGTCACGAGTGCTACAGAAGGTGTATCTACAGGTTCAGAGTCAGAGGAGAGAGGAGCGCAAAGCTAAAGTTCCCATTGAATTGTGGGCAGAGCTGGTCCAGAAAATCTCTAGAACCCACGAGAAGACTATTTCTTCTGCATTTTCCCAG ATGCTTGTGATTGCTGCTGTTGAGCCCTGTGGCCTGATGCACTCTGAACCTCCACACCCCATCATCCAATCACCCGCTTCCTCCAGTCTTCACCATGTCCAGCCCCCTAAAACGCCCTCTCGGCCTTCTGCTTCCTCTGCTGCATCTCTTATTCAGCCTGACTCTAGTTGTAATGCTGTTGACCTTCTTAGCCAGTTGGATAATGCATCCAGCATTTCACCTCTAGTGTCTAAAACACCTGAAACGCCCACACCAAGGTCCTCACAGATGACAAGAAGCCCAAGCCAACTGCAGTCAGAAGCAGAACCAACAGTGTCCAGTCCTGTTTCCACTGGTCCAGTGTCACTGTCAGTTTCCCCAAATATGCACAATCAAGTTCAGTCGGAACTGTTAGATCATGATTACCCATGCAAACCAATAGCGCTGAAGTGTGTTGTGAATTTTGACAagatttatcaatatttaagtGACATTGACTCTAAAACCTGCAATTCAGCTCTTACTTCAATGG AGAGCGCAGtgctgttggatatgctgaTGTGTTTGCCTGAAGAGCTCCCCTCACTGGACTGCAAGGAACTTCAACATCATTTTCTCCAGATATACTCACAGCTCACCCAACCTGCAAAAATGCCAGCTTCCTCTTCAAGCACTGACAGGGACGTCCAACAGGCTGATGTAGCTGATTCTACTGCATTAACACAGAAACTCAGGACTACTGTGGGATCCACTAAAGAGCCCTCCAGTGAGTCATCTTTCACAGAACCAGCAAAGGACAAAAAAGACTGGGCTACAGCTGGCACTTGTCCTCTCAATCCTTTGTTAGTTCCAGTAGCTTTACTGAAAAGATCGTCCCTGGATTCTGAGAAATGA
- the muc3a gene encoding mucin-3A, protein MYENKIQNFLRVANIILSADDSRSQRRKRSVALKETKSGPKLNVAHDVLLGIENNIKINSTYENLVTDVKVVLEALKSNQDTEFRVSGATATETEFSVNDVCVKATERFPDEFKKYFETAMLEGTVTCVTPCNTAHSKRIICENDGTCEVSEEGPSCYCRYADDVWYLGEHCTFQVHKVGFFAGLGTVAAIAVLTVAFLTAYLVINKRTVKRNKDIKQELVKEWLEDDFEWPPQKKISNTVDRYENPIYSPGGIHTRDSFGKYKPDFSYTQNFSPEPDIHLRYLQRDQSMRMDRPRIRTSFDI, encoded by the exons ATgtatgaaaacaaaatacaaaattttttGCGTGTGGCCAACATAATTCTAAG TGCTGATGACTCGCGTAGTCAAAGAAGAAAAAGGAGCGTGGCCTTGAAGGAAACTAAGAG tggCCCTAAACTGAATGTTGCGCATGATGTCCTTCTTGGAattgaaaataacattaaaatcaaCAGTACTTATGAAAATCTGGTCACGGACGTGAAAGTTGTTCTTGAAGCCTTAAAAAGCAATCAAG ACACAGAATTTCGTGTTAGCGGTGCCACTGCTACAGAGACTGAGTTCAGTG TCAATGATGTGTGTGTCAAGGCTACGGAAAGGTTTCCTGATGagttcaaaaaatattttgaaacagcTATGTTGGAAGGCACAGTGACATGTGTGACTCCATGCAATACGGCTCATAGTAAACGGATCATTTGTGAGAATGACGGCACCTGTGAAGTTTCTGAGGAGGGCCCATCCTGCTA TTGCCGCTATGCTGATGACGTCTGGTACTTGGGAGAGCATTGCACTTTCCAGGTGCACAAAGTTGGATTTTTTGCTGGATTGGGAACGGTGGCAGCCATAGCAGTATTAACTGTAGCATTCCTGACAGCTTATCTCGTTATAAACAAACGAACGGTGAAGAG GAATAAGGACATCAAGCAAGAGCTAGTGAAAGAATGGTTAGAGGATGACTTTGAATGGCCACCACAAAAGAAAATCTCAAACACag TTGACAGATATGAGAATCCAATATACTCACCAGGAGGCATACATACGCGGGACAGTTTCGGAAAGTATAAACCAGATTTCTCTTATACACAGAATTTTTCACCTGAACCTGATATTCATCTCCGTTACCTTCAGAGGGATCAGTCT ATGAGAATGGACAGACCTCGGATCCGGACATCTTTTGATATTTAA